tgagaaaactgagatttccAAGAAATTAAACATTTGGCCACATAAATTCTAGGTTCTGCCACTTAGTAGTTAACTtaagtctgactccagaatcaATATTCTTTCTGACCACTATCATCTACTTCAATTTAGAACAGCAATCCAGAATCCATGGGTTTAAATCCAATCAACCGATAATCAACTAACTTGGAATTTGAGAATGAAAATGGAAGAGGCCTTAGATGCTGCCTAGTCCAAACCTCCATTTCATGCAGGAATCCAGTCTCATATATTAGAAACAAAAGGTGGTCCAGATAACCTGATAAGCAGAAATAATCACCAACCAAGGCAGCCCATCCTTTTAACAGCACCGTGTACTTACAGAACAGTTTAGAAtgtcttgctttctcttttctcccaagcaaactcctattcatccttctaGAGCAGAGGTAAGCAAACTAGTCTGCAGGCCTAATCCAGCCCACTGCCGGCTTCCGTACGGCAATGATATACAaacatggtttcttttttaacatttttaaatgtttgaaaaacaaaTCTGAAGTATAGTACCTTgtgatatattaaaattaaatataattcatatttcaGTGTAACCAGTTTTATTAAAACACATTCACACTCATTTGTATacttattgtctatggctgcttttgtgctaccaTGGCACAGTTGATAAGCTGCAACAGAGACCCTATGGCCCTcacagcctaaaatatttagtgtTTGGCCCTTTCCTGACCCTCGCTCTAGAGTGACAGTCCAAATGTAAAcacctctgtgaagccttcccaaAACCACCACCTCTCAACAGCTAGTTAGTCCAATTCCTCCTCTGGGATCGCAAAGCATTCTAACCGCCAGTCCTTTTTATCCTCTAATCACCTGTTTACTTGTCTAAACTACTAACTTCTCAAGGGCAAAGACTATCTAATACATCTTTGAAAAACACAAGCACTGGTAAggtaggtaccatttgtttactgaaatcaatgaaaaaaatgaaagacaagctTAAAGTGCTATTTGTCTTGAAAAACAGAATGAAGCACCCAGTTATGGGAGTTGTCATAACAGTCACTCTAGGTTAAGACCAAAGCATTGAGACTCTCACCCAGCACTATGAAAGTATTTTTGATCAAAGGCATAACAGGGATACCTGTGTATCTAAAATGTTACATTAAGTAAATTACATGAAGAACATAAAGTAAAAGAGATGCCAGCACACTGTCTTCatctaaaagattttattaaatgaaacaatCTAGTGGTTTTGTCTTTCACCATTAGAACCAAAACTTCCCAAGGACAGAAACCAGTGGATCTATCTGTGATCCCAGGCCCCAGGACAGAGACTAGCAAAAAGTAGGCACAGTACTCAAAAAACTGTGGTATGAAAAAAGGGCCAGTACAGATGCAAAACTGTGTCATCTTCAGTTCTgttcacaattattttaaaacaattcatcCATCCAGTCTGCTTTCCCACAATTCAGATGGGGGAAATCAATGGTATGTGATACCCCAAGTAGAACCCAATCTAAGTAAACCCTGTCCACCAGAGCTCTGTCCTCTAGAGAAACTTGCCAAGCTCCTCCAAGCTAGTTCTCCATTCTTTCTAGTCTCAATTTATGCTGTAAACTCAAGGCCTGGCACAGAGGCATTCAGAAACGTACGAGTGAATCGATCACAATAGCTCTATTTCCACGGATCAATATATTCTGCAGACCTTCAGATTATTCTTCCCAGAGAAACAGAGAGTGCAGTAGTTAGACAAGGAGCCATGACTTTCCCCCACCAGCTCTGGTTAGTGCAGGCTCTGGCTCAGATACTGCAGAAACATGTTGGCCAGTTGAGGCAGGTTCTCATTATTGGGATGCATTTTGGTGTAGGAAATAAACTGGCGACGGAGGCGACTCAGTTCTGCCATGGTCAAAGGCCGGGTAAACCGCAGATGCTCTGTGGTGCCAGAAAGCTTAAGCAAGTCTCCAGGGACTGCGCTCTTCTGAGCTTCCATcagtcctgccaacacctggCTGGTGACCTGGTCCAACTGGTGCAGAAAGGTGCCGGAGGCAAGTGGCTGTGACTGTGTAGACTGATGGGGTGGAGGAGCCCGGTTCTCAAACAAGGCAGCTCTGATCTCTGACAGAGGCAACGGCTCCTCTAAGCCCACCAAGGTGAACAGGGGCCGGTCCCAGCGGTTCCGAGAGTCGGGAGCTTCGAAGCGCAGCGCTAGGGCCTCCAGAAGTTCGGGAGGGTAAAAGGCACCGGACACATGCTCTGCAGATTTCTCGAATTCCGAAGTCACAAGAGCTGGAAAATCTGGCGTCCTGGTTTCCTCCCGCTCCAGTTCCTTAGGTACTTCTGCCTGGGCTCTCCCACTTATTACAGACTCCACTGCCTGCGGTTCCCCGAGGACACCGGTGCCCGCCGCCAgaggtctccctccctcctcagctcGCGGCCTCCAACTCACACTGACATTGCGGCTCGCACTCTCATCCGCGCCGGCCACCCGCGGTCCCCCGCTCAGACCGCCTGGCCTTACGCAGTAGACCAGGCAGAGCGGAGTGCGCGCCGCCCGCGCCAGGCAGTACAGCTCGTAGCGGAAGCCCTTGATGTAATTAAGCGAGTCGAGGATGACCACTTCGTGGCGACTCAGGCGCCGCTCCACGGCCGCTCGCAGGGCCCCACGCAAGGCCTTCTCACGGGCCGAATCGCCGTACACTGTCGCGTCCTCCGCGCCCAGCACCTCCGCGTCGTCCACCACGTACACCGCGCAGCCCTCGGCCGCCAGTGCCACGCGGAGCTCCTCCGCGCGCCGGCTCTTGCCGCTGTACGGCAGCCCGCAAAACACCACCAGCGGCATCCTCCCAGGGCGCGGCCATGTGCAACCGCGCAGCGTCAACTTCCGGGTTGCCGGCTGCTCCGACGCAAACCGGAAATGCAAGCCACACTTCCTGCCTCCCTTGACTCTTACAGGACCTCTGTTGCTATGGAAACAGGAGTTCTAGACCAACGAGAGCCAGATCCTGCTCTCTCAGAAAGGAGATGGAGCTTAGAACGGCGTCGGCTATTTCTGTGAAATGTTATACGTCTCAGGAGAATGTGATCTCCTGGCGGCCAAAGACTATGTCCATCAATTTATAATGGAGCCTTAAAGAACATTAAATATTGCAAAACAATCAGCACTATATTTAGCAAATGGAAGACAATTCACAAATACTAGTTCCCCTTCATTCCTTATAGCCAATAACATTCAGTAACTGTTTATTCAATAACCATTTCAATCATTCAATATCTTCATGGTTGGGAATTCAGAGATGAACATAAAACAGTCCCCCGACAAAGCAAGGGTCGGAATGGGAAAAGTCAGGCACCTACAGGCAGAATAACATACACTCTAACGGATAGAGGTAGGTTGGGTTGTAAAagtacagaagagaaaaacaaaatgcccACAAAAATTGCCGAAGACTTTACCTAGGAATAGTCATTTGATTTAGAACGTGAAAAACTAATAGGAATTTTTCTCCTGGGTAAGgatgccagataaaatataggatgcctagttaaatttgaatttcagacaatcaacaaaaaatgtttttaaaataagtatgtctCAAGTATTACTTGGGGcatatttaaaattacttattgtttacctgaaattcaaatttaactgggcacgctttatttttatttgctaaatctggcaaccctactccTGCAGAAGGTATGAGGCTCAGAGCCATGAAGCTGTAGGATCTGTTCTAGCAAAAGCAAGCACTATAGTTTGGTAGGTGCAGAAGTGTGAGTATTTCTGTGCAaggatgtgtgtgtataaacgAAGTACACATACATTGTATCTTTATATCTCTCCAGTACAGTATAGTAGAGAATGTTCAAgtcttggctctgctacttactagctgtgtaaactATTGTCAAGTTATGTAACCATTGTGTATCTAaatttcctctcctgtaaaataataacaatggttCTTATTTCACAGGCTGAACCAACCTCAtaggttgtgaggattaaataaattaatgaatataaagcACTCAGATCAATGTTTAGCCTTTCCTCCCCTGTTctgcctttttctcctcctttgtaTAAGTCTTCTGTGAATAGACTAAAGCTACTTGGAACTTGAGACTATTAGGCAGTATGGCTTACTGGTTGAGTGTAGGCTCTGAAGCCAGAGTGTCTGGGTCCAGATCTTGGCTCCACCActtaattagctgtgtgatcttgggcaagttatttaactgatctatgccttagttttctcatctgtaaaatgaagataacaacaGTACCCACCTCAAaagagttgttgtgagaattaaatgagttaattcacaTAATTCAATGTCTGGTgcatagtaagcacttaataaatgttaggtagtattattatttttgttcttatcaGGCAGCCCCTCCATTGCTCTGCCTTGGCATAATCCTTCACCTGAAATTAATGCTAAGTTGATGGCTGGAAAGTGTTTTACCACCATAAGTAACCTAAAACCATATCTTGTACCTGGCAGCTGCTTCTTTCTTCCCATCTTCTAGTGTCCTCCAATGAATGTGATCTCCAAAACCTGGAAGGAAAGAGCCTCATAAACATTCACACATGAACAAAGGGCAAAGGCCCAAGAAAGAAATGTGGCATGTTCACAAGATACTCATAAAAAAAGGCTTTCCTTTGTCAAAAGCATGGTATTCAAGTCCCAAATCCACTGCTTTCTAGGTGTATGGGACCATGGACAGTCCTATGcctcaagcctcagttttcatacctgtaaaatggagataatatcgcctaattcagtttttaaggagattaaattaaataatggtggacttccctggtggtgcagtagtcaagaatctgcctgccaaggcaggggacacaggttcaagccctggtccgggaagattccatatgccatggagcaattaagcccatgcaccacaactaatgaagcccacatgcctagagcctgtgctctgcaacaagagaagccaccgcaatgagaagccctcacactgcaacgaagagtagcccccgctcactgcaactagagaaagcccacaagcagcagcaaagacccaacacagccaaaagtaaaattaattaattaattaaaaaaagacctaaatgtaagacctgaaaccataaaactcctagaagggaacataggtagaacactctttgacataaatcgtagcaatatttttttgtatcagtctcctaaggcaaaagaaatgaaagcaaaaaggaacaaatgggaccttattaaacttaaatgcttttgcacagcaaaggggaccactgacaaaacaaaaagacaacctactaaaatggaaaaaaaagttgcaaataatatgacctataaggggttaatatccaaaaatatataaacagctcatacagctcaatattaaaaaaaaccaacaacccaattaaaaaataggcagaggatctgaatagacattttttcaaagaagacatagaaatggccaataggcacatgaaaaaatactcaacatcactagtcattagggaaatgcaaatcaaaaccacaatgagatatcacctcacagctttcagaatggctatcttgaaaaagacaacaaataatagaTGTTGGAGAAGATATGGAAAAAAGAGAGCCCTTgcacacagttggtgggaatgtaaattggcacagtcactgtggaaaacagtatggaggttcctttaaaaatgaaaaatagaactactatgtgatccagtaattccactcctgagtatatatctggaaaaaatcgaaaactaattcaaaaagatacatgcatcccaatgttcatagcagcattatttaccaacagccaagatatgaaagcaacctaaatgtccatcaacagatgaatggatgaagaaggtgtggtatatacaGGGGAATTCCCAGTCATTAGGACTCAGCACCTTCACTatggtggcccaggttcaatccctggtcagagaactaagatcccacaaggcacgcagtgtggccaaaaagaaaaaaaaattatatatacatataatatatactttatatatatataatggaatattactcagccataaaaaagaattaaattttgccatttgcaccaacatggatggatctggagggcattatgctaagtgaaataagtcagacacagaaagacaaatactgtatgttttcacttatatgtggaatctaaaaactaaaagaaatgaatgaatataacaacaacaacaaaaaaaaagaatttagaacagtgtctgggacTGGAGAATTGCTACAAGTATTTGCTATTAatataccaggcactattctaagtactaTACCAATATTGACCTTCATAACAACACTAGAGGTAGGTATTCTTATTAATACCATTTAAcacatgagaaaaccaaggcacaaagtttaagtaactttcccaagttcacacagctaatgagCATCAGAGCTGGAAACTGAACCTATGCACTCAGGGTCCAGACTCCTTACTTTTAAGCACTAAACAATGCTGTCCTTCAAAGCAGAAGGAGGTAAGGACAAAGAGGCAAGGGAGGGAGTAGACAATGCAGGGCCTGATAGGCCACTATAAAGATTCTTGCTTTTACTAAGCTCTTAGTGGGTTTTGAGCAAAGTATCAATAGTAACATGATGTGATTTCTGTTTTAACATGATTGCTTTAGCTTCTGTGATGAAAACAGACTAAAGGAAGTGCtatgggttgaactgtgcccCTCCAAAAATGATATGTTGGAGTcttaatccccagtacctcagattgtgaccttatttggaaataggatctttatagaggtaatcaagttaaaatgaggtcatcagggtgaGACCTAATCCAATACGGTGTCCatataaaaaagggaaatgtggacacagatATTCACacagggagagaacccagccatctataaggagagaggcctggcaCAGACCCTTCCCTCAGCCTTTAGAAAGAACCGAtactgccaataccttgattttgaacttctagtctccagaactgtgagacaataagtttctgttgtttaagccattcagtttgtggtgctttgttattgcagccctagcaaactaatacaggagagaaaggcaaaaacaaaagagACTAGGAAAGTGGTTATTGCAATAATCCAAGCATGCAATGACAGTGGTTTGGACTAACTGTGGTGGTAGAGGGAGTAGATCCTATCAGATTCTGgacatattttgaaggtaaaggcaaaagaaaggatttttttctggatatgggGTGAGAGACGTTAAGGATGACTCTAAGGTTTTTGGCCTGGGCAACTAGAAGAATGGAGTTGTCATTAATAGAGATGGGAAAGAGAGTAGGTGGAGTGAGTTTTAGAAAGGAACATTAAAGAGCTTGGATTTGGAAATGTTCATTTTGAGATGCTTACTAGACATCTAAGTAGAGATGCTGAATAAGCAACTGAATATCTGAGCCCGGAATTCAAGGGACAGTTATCAGCATACGGATGTTATTTAAAGCTTAAGACTGAATAAGATCACCATGGGAGTGAGTGTAGATGAAGAGGGAGTCCAGGAGCCCTGGAGCACTCCCAGGTTAAGGGAGATAAAGAAGAACCAGCCAAAGACGTGAGGAAGAACTACCAGTGAGATCAGCAGAAAACCAGCAGCACATGCAATCCCAGAAGCCAAGTGTTTCCAAGATGTTTCAAGAAGGAAGGATGATCCACTGACACCAATGCTCCTATTAAATCAGAAATGACCACTGGATTTAACAAGTGGAGAATAATGCTGACCTTGACAAGACCAGTTTC
The genomic region above belongs to Phocoena sinus isolate mPhoSin1 chromosome 1, mPhoSin1.pri, whole genome shotgun sequence and contains:
- the KTI12 gene encoding protein KTI12 homolog; its protein translation is MPLVVFCGLPYSGKSRRAEELRVALAAEGCAVYVVDDAEVLGAEDATVYGDSAREKALRGALRAAVERRLSRHEVVILDSLNYIKGFRYELYCLARAARTPLCLVYCVRPGGLSGGPRVAGADESASRNVSVSWRPRAEEGGRPLAAGTGVLGEPQAVESVISGRAQAEVPKELEREETRTPDFPALVTSEFEKSAEHVSGAFYPPELLEALALRFEAPDSRNRWDRPLFTLVGLEEPLPLSEIRAALFENRAPPPHQSTQSQPLASGTFLHQLDQVTSQVLAGLMEAQKSAVPGDLLKLSGTTEHLRFTRPLTMAELSRLRRQFISYTKMHPNNENLPQLANMFLQYLSQSLH